GAGGGAAGGCGGGCTCAGGTGTGCTGCCTTCCCCAAAGCCTCTTCCcgtatccctccccaccacatgGAACTTTCTAGGGTCCCATCAATCACTCAGTCCATAAAGCCTCCCATGGAGGAGCTGACTTTCCCAGGGCTGCAGCTCTGCCTAGGGTTAGCAGCTGACACTCACAGAGGGCTTCTAACAGGCCAGGCGCTGTGACAAGTCCTCCACGAGGGTCCTCCTTTAACTCATCACAGGTGCTATCATTATCGCTGTTTTCCACTTTTCCAGGTGCGttagctgaggcttagagaggtcaaGTCACTAGCCCTAGGTCAGGGCTTGCAGTGGCCGAGCTGGGACGGAGGCCAGAGCTGTGCACATGACTGCTGCACCACACAGCCCCTTCCACACTTGATTTTTATCTGCTTAgggaagggaaactgaggctcagaacaaGGAAAGGAGCACAGTCACCTTCTGCAGAAGGGGAGGTGGGGTTATGCCTGGGCCTCGGGATCCTGGACGGCGAGCACCGTCCGATGGGGCTGCCCAGACCCTGGAACCAGTGAGGGAAAGTCAACCAGCTTCAAAGGTGAGTGTCCCCTGTGACCCCAGACCGTAGGGACCTGCCACCTCAGCCATCCTGAGGTTCCCTGAGGCAAGGGAGGGTGAGGTTGGGCCCTGGGCCACTGACCCGTGGTTCTATCTCATGCTGGCAACGCATGCACCACCACCCTCTTAGGTGAGAGAGTCTGCAGGTCCCCCTGCCCCATGCTTGCCACCCCACTCCACGGCCCAAAGTGATGTCCGCGGAATCTTCCAGGGAAACTCCACATATATCCCTAAGCTGGGGGATGgatgaatgggggtgggggggaggtacTAAAAGCCAAAGGGAGATCTGGCTGCCCAGGGAGTCGGAGACAAGGCGGCTGCAAGTTTTCACGAGGccggggcaggaggaggaggaagcgaGGGTGCAGATATGTGCGGGAGCCGGGAGAGGCTGCGGGTTATCGACCACAGTTTCACTGGGACAAGACCCAGGGGTggcaagggggaaagggggaggcagggagggccgACCAGAACTGGCCTGCGCCGCCCAGGAGGGGCCAACCCTGGGCTTCGGGCTCCCCCTGCTGGACGCCCAACCTCCCGGAGGGGAGAAGCCAGTTGGGAGGAGTTGCTTAATTCCCCAACTCCCCTCAATCCTGGGGGGCGGGGACGAGACTGGGCTAGATTGAACGTTAATATCATGCGTGGATGACGAGCTTTTATTAGAGACTCGGCGCAGTGATTGTcagacagaggagaggagaggaacagCTGAGACCAGGCCCAAAGCAGGGGGGATACAGAGCCCCCAACGATGCAAACGGGACACGGCAGGGAAGGGCACCCCAGCACCCTCTCCTGCAGGTGGCCACAGGATTACTGTCGTGCCTTCCTGCACCCAGGCTTAAGGGGGGCCAACACCCAGAGGGCCGCCCTTGGAGGAGGGAGTCAGTAACAGACACGGAAGCACACACCCATGCAGTGGAATGAAGCAGTTTACAGGGTAGCAAGCTCAGGGCCAATGTGTACAAATAGTCAGTTCTCTGATCCCGGCTTAGTCACAGCAAACATTTGGCCAGCCTGGCTCCTCTCCGAAGCCTGTAGGCCGCTCATCCAGGTTGTCCCTGGTCACCAGAATTGGGCTCGAGGAGAGCGAATACTACAGCTCAGCACAAGCCTCAGCCAAGGGTGACTGAAGAATCCAATTGTGAGGGCGGGAGGCGGTTGCTTTAGAAGTTGAGGCTAGTGCATTGGGTcacctgggggcgggggtggtctTGTTGAAAGCTGAGTgagattcagtgggtctgggctgggctcccaagtgatgctgatgctgctggcctgTGGACCACACTGCAAGTAGCAAGCATCTACTACTGGGGGGTCTCAACCTCGGCTGCACAGAATTCCCCAAGGACCTTTTAAACTTCCCCAAGTCCGGGCTGCACTCACACTGGTCAGAGCATCTCTGAGGGTGGGTCTGGGCACCAGGGTTTTTAAAGCTCCTCGGTAATTCCAGTGAGGATGAAAACCAGTGATCTAGGAGTCATCatcagttgggggtgggggtgggggtaaaaGGATGTGTGAGTGTCAGAAAAGtctaatttctattatttaattttatacctggaaagtaaaatacatacaaatgtatgtatatatgtatttcacaTACATATAGTTTTTATAACCAAATATGGAAAGTAAAGCTTGATGAAAAGCTTCCTGATACATAGGTACCAGCACAAGTGCCTTCTACAAAACTCCTGTCTGACAGTGACAGAACACTCATTACCTAACCTACACCCTCCTAGGCAGCCCCAATTGTTTGAAATCTCTTCCCATATTGAGGTGAAACGTACTTCTGTGCAGCTTCCACCTGTGGGTCCTTTGGGGCTACAGagaataaatttattctcttttccaCATTGCTGTGCTTCGGATAATGGAAGGCAGCTATCAGCTGGGTTAAGTGGTATAAAAATATCCTATTAGTAAATGAGATAGTTAAGGTACTTTTCGTTGCAAGCAACACAAATAGATAATGGCTagtttaagcagaaaaaaaattttttttttttttgtaaagagatAATGGGTTTTCTGAGGTAGGAGGAGGAATTGCACAACCCAGACGCGGGAAGGAGGGATCCAGGGACTGCTGAGAGAGTTGCAAGAGCAGCGCCCAGAGGCTGTTGCTTCTAGGCGGCCATTATTGACTTGGCTACAGACACTCCTATGCTCTGAGTCCCTCCGTTTCAAATTTCAAATTGgtgatgagaaaaaaacaattggCTCGATTGGCTCAGGTGCTTCTGCTGGGACCAACGGGCTTTGGCCGGTATGACTGTCACGTGATAACAGACAAGGCTGCTGTGGGCCCAGCCCCTGTCACAAAAAAAGGGAATCACACCAGATGCTACCCCTAGAGGGAGCTATTCCAATAATTCATAGTTAAGGTCAAGAATAATTATGggattattttacatttgtgaTTGTCCATGCCACTGTTAGACTCCACTAGACCCGCTGACTACAGAGAACTCTCTGAAGGGCCCTGACTATAAGAGGTGGGAAGGGAAATGCCTTGAGTTTAGAAGGGCCTGGCTCCTGATCCCATACCCTCTCTTAGCACGGATCCCAGCTCCAGTCAGCGCCAGGAGATTGGGAGTCAGGGTGCAAGTCTCTCATAGAGCCAGTCTTCCTCCCCTCGGTGGGTCATGGGCCCCAAGGGGGAGTCTCCTGTCGGTAGGCCCCGTCGAAAAGCGATCCGGTCATGCAGGCGGTTGGTTTGGCCTTGCCAGAACTCCATCACTTGGGGGTACAGGGTGTAGCCACCCCTACAAGGAGAAGCAGAGGCTTCGGTGCTCTGCGCGTTTGTCCAGCCAGGCAACCCCACCACCCTCCGCGCCATCCCAGCGCCCCGTGAAGGGAGTTGCTGGCGTGCATCAAACAAAGGGTTGCCAGGAAGGAGGAGATCTGGAATTCCATGGACAGGGTGGCTTTAAGTAAGCACGAGGGTCCCAGTGTTCCTTTCTAGACGACCACCAGGTATCACTCACCAGTATTTTGGCTTCGGCACCTCTTGTTCCTGGTAGAGTTGCTCCagttcctcatttttctttctcagatacTGTCCAGGggaaggagatggaggaagggcCAGACCCAGTCAGTGATTCACTTAATCACCACTTACTGAGCATGTGCTCTTGTGCCAGGTGCTGAGGACACTGGTGCGCAAGCCCGGCTGGCCTCTGGCCTCTAGGGGCACAGTCCAACGGGAGGGTCAGACAGATACAGGAGGCCTGTTCCCTGCTCGCCAAATCCACGTCCCCCAGGGAGACCATCCATTTCACTTTGCTGGAGAGAGAGGGCCCTGGCACCCCCTGGGGACAGCCTCTGGGGCTGAGCCAAAGCACTACCACCCAGAGGACTAAGGAGAAGCCCCATTCACCTCCCGATCGGGGATCACGGAACTCTGGTGACTGACCACAGCCCCAATCTGGCTGCTCTTGGGGCGGGAGTGGAAGTAGCACTCGGCCTCCTCCTCGGGCAGCTTCTTCACGGGACCCTCCACTCGCACCTGCACAGGGATGGTCCTGGTTAGACGGCATTCAGTGCCACCCGCCCCCCCAACCAGTAGAGGCCCCAGTCCTCTCTGTTCTTCTCTTTATCCACTGCCCTGTCACGCCTGACTCCAGCTAGCCCAGCTAAGTGAGAGCCGTTTGAAAGGCAGGATGTTTGCCCAGCCTGGGGACCCTCACCAGGTTCATTCATAAACTCAGgcccttcccacccctgcccaccccagtcTGTCCCAGGAATGCACACTCACCTGACGGTTTAGGGGCTCCCAGTAGAAGACAAGGGAAGCAAAGGGATTAGAGTCCTGGAAATGAAACAGAATCCACAGACAGTCATCCGGACAGAAGTGAGGACGCCTCCAGCATGGGGGGAAGGCAGGGAGTCTGCATCGCGCAGGCCCACTGCAGATGCATTTACTGTAACGTCTCATTTTTAAATCCTCAGAGGTAGGCCTACTTTTACAGGTGTGGAGACAGGCTCAGAGGTTAAGTAACGTGCCCAGGTTCACACGGTGAATGGGCCAGATGGACTCCAAAGTGAGGCTTGCCATTTGTCTCACCCATAGATTTGCAAATCCTCAGGAATGTATGTTCGGCTGCACTGGACTCAGGGAAGGGTACTCATTTTGGATTCACGAATTGAATGCATACGAAGTGCCAACTCTCTGCTCAACCCTAGGAGAGGTGCTGGGGGCATAACAGAGATACCACAGATGCAGGCTCTGACCCCAAGGAGCTTACGGTTTGGCAGAGGACACAAACATTAATCACATAATCCCATAAATACATGCCTGGTTAGAAACTAAAAAAATGGCAGAAAGGAAAGTTGCCAGTTATAATGACTGCAAACAGCGCAAGGGGCCGACTCAGCCTGGGAGTCCAGAAGGCTTTCCTGAGGAGGTAACGTGGGGGCTGGACCCAAAGGAACAGGAGCTACTCAGGTAAACATGGGGAGGTAGGGGTGCCTACAGAGAGCACTCATCCACGGCAGAGAGAagggcaagtgcaaaggcccgcAGGCAGGATGGTGCCTGAGCACAGTCGGCAGGTGGGTTGGGGCAGCTATGGCATGAGAAGGTGACCAATGGGCCAGGGCTGGACCCTGCAGGCCCAGGAAGGATTTACCGTGAACCCTCACCAGCTCTTGTCCCTTTCGACTCTCGAAGTTAGTGAAGAAGCGGAAGCCATCCTTGCCAAAGCCCTTCAGCAGCACCATGCGGGCGGACGGTTTCCCATCTCTGTGGCAAAGAGCGGAGCACCGTGGTCAGAGCCCCTCCCCACAGGATGTCTGAGCACCCCTACACCTGTACCCCCTGATTCTGCACTGTCTGTGCACTCAGGCTGCCCACTCCCGCTTGCCCATGGGAATTTGTCCTGGAGGTGCAGTATGACACCATTGCCTAGGGCTCTGTAATGGACTGAACTGGGTTCCCCTAAAATTAAGTTTTGAAGCCCTAACCcgcaatgtgactatatttgcaGGCAGGGCCTTTagggagataattaaggttaaatgaggtcataagagtgggaCTCTAATCTAGCAggcctggtgtccttataagaagaggaagagacaccagagcccTCTCTCCCTGCGCACACAAagggaaggccatgtgaggacacagcaaaaaagGTGtccatctgtaagccaggaagagaggtctcactAGAAACCAACTCTgacagcaccttgaccttggacttctagcctcccgaactgtgagaaaataaatctctgttgtttaagcccccccagtctgtggtactttgttatggtggCCCAAGCAAACTAGTTCTGGGGGATATCTGGGGGCACAGTACAAGAGCCCTGCCTTCAAGGCCTTGTGCTTTAGTGAGTGGGGGACAAGCAGAGTTGAATAAGAGGCTAATATGAGAGATGTCTCAAGGGGTTTATGATGGATTGTCAAATGAATGACACAAACAAGAACTGTGCTAGATTTCAAGAGAGGAAGAGGGCTTTATGGAGAAGTTCCAGGAGATCTGCCTCTCAAAGAGCAGATGGGAACTGGGGAGACTGGGAGATGTGGGAGACAAAGGTGTGTGTTGGGTTGGGTGCATCGAGGGCAGAGATGAATGAGGCACTATATTTTATCATTGAAATGGAATTGAGTAAAGTCTAATCTTTGGTTTAGAGGTAAGgacactgaggtccagagaggacaAGTTACtcgcctgaggccacacagcatgTTAATAACACAACTAGAATCATAAAGTTGTCATCCATCAAATTGAGAGCTTCCTAAGTTTCCTACTTCATCTGTACCCACCTTCAGAAGGGCCCACAGCTATGCCTACCTGGTACAGGTAGCAAGACACATGGCATTGGCTTCCCCTATGTCAGGACACTGAACAGCCTCCTCAAACCAGGCAGCAAACTGCTTCATGGGGTTCAGGGAGGTCAGCTGAGTCTCCTCAAACGCCTGGGAAGGGAgagttttatttcacttaacaaacaCATGTAGTGCATACTGTGTACACggctctgttctaggcacttttcaaatattaactcatttagtcctcataacaACTATCTCATAACAAAAACCACGAAAAGGTGAATAGGTCCCACACCTACTGATGGACAAATCAGGGTTTCATGTCATGGGTGTCAAACCTATCACCTGGGGAGCCTAAAAAATAagacagattcctgggctccacccTGTAAATTCTCGTTCAATAGGTCTGAGGTTTAATGAAAACTTGCATATTTAACATGCATTTCTGGAAATGCTCACATGCAACCAGATTTGGTAACCAGGCCCTGGTTCccaattccaaaataattttcttggtTTCTCTCCTGAGGAGGGAAAAGGCAGTAAGAGCCAGGagctttctcctcccctcctgcaTAAAACAGTTCTCCTGCCCCTCGTGTTACTTATCAAACATGTATAAGCTAATTatcactgttctaggcacttttcAAATATCAAAGTCCATAATATCCCCGTGAGGTCAGTACTAtcacttcacaggtgaggaaacagaggcccaagGAGGTGAGTAAACCGCCCAAGGGGTGCGCGGAGCGACCTGCAGGATGTCCAGGCAGACCCCCGAGTGCGCGCCCTGACCCCTAAGACAAGCTGACTCTGGAGTCCACCTTCATCCTCGTTTCCCCGGAACACTTCCCCCCTTGATTGTCTTTGAACCCCCTTCTCCCACGAAGGTGACCCCGAGCCCCAAGGGGTGGAACAGAAACCCCAAGTTATCCCTCCCATTCCCCTCCGCTCCGGCGATGACTCGGATCCCCTGTGCCCCCGCCCCTGCGGAGGCCCTGCGGGGCGGCGTTACCTCTCGGTCCCCGCGGTAACTCTTGCGCATCGGTCCCAGGTCCATGACAGCACCGCGACTGCACAGGTGGCGGAGGCAGCGGGGCCACTCGGCGGGTCGCCCGAACGTCACGATGACGCCCCGTAGCCCGAACGTCATGGTGCCGCAGGCCACGTGACCCGGCGTCGCTCCGCGCTGGGTTCCGTTGGGTTCGGAACCAGTTTCTTAGCCCGGGAATCTACGCCGGCAAGGAAGAATCTGCCAGTTGCCGAGCCAGGCCCACAGGCCCAAGTCCTCCGAGCCAATGGGAGCCAAGAGGAAGCCAGGGTTGGTGGAGGGAGCCGGGCGCGGAGATGCCATTGGTCAGAGTTTTCCAAGAGCGAGGCCAATTAGGGCAAGAACGGAGGAACCCTGCAGCCAATGGACGGCGCCTCCGGGGGCGGGAGCAGAGAGACAAGGAAATGCTGTCACCGCCGTTAACAGGCACGTGGAGTTTGTTAAAGGTATAGGAAATGAAGCTGCCCTGGCCCGGGACGGGGAATGAGCCGCTGGGGGCTTGAGCGGAGTAGTCAGTATCAAGGGGCCGGCCCCTAGCAGGTGCCTGAAGGCCAGCTTAGTGCAGAAAGTACCCGTCGGAGGAGGCTGGTGCCAGGAAAGGACAAATGGAAAACGGAATTAGGGGCCAGACTCGGAGGCAAGGTGATGTGGAGACACAGAAAGGGGCGATCTGGTGGGGGGGAGAAATTGGCGTTCAAGAGTGGGACAGGTTGCAAATGACTCGTGGATCTCACGGGATAGGTACTGTACAGTGTGTGAGTATGGGGAGGTACTCTGGGGTCTGGGGAGGAGCAGTCTTACCAAGACTATGGTTAAGAAAGCAGATGGCTGaatgggaaagggaaagagggaaatttGGGATCAAGCCATCCCAGACCAGAACCATCTTCCAGCTCGGAAtccctcctctccagcctcatgGCTATAACCTGGGTCAGAGCATGCTGCTCCCTTTCCTCATGGTTTGCCCTTTTGTGGTTGCAGCAGAGTTCACACTAGCCAGTGTTCTGGTAGATGGAACGATTGCCCCACCTCTCCCGGGCCACCCCCATCTTTGTCGTTTCCCCTTTTTCACATTTTGCCCTTTCTAGGTAGCTGGAGTCTAGCTTCCAGGTCAGTGCCAGCCGTAAAGGAGAGCACAGGGGAGCAGGTGGCTATGCAAAAGTCACTTCCAGGCTGTGGACTCAGGGCTGAGAAATAGGACACCTGCCAGTGCCCATTCCAGCATTGACCTGGCTGGGGCAGCCTTGGGTCAAGGCCTCTGTGTAGTCCTGGTTTCCACCAACATCAGGAAGGGGAGCTGCAGGAGCCACCTAGGCAGGCGCCCCAGGACTGTGCCAGGTAAGGGAAacttcctgccctgcccaggTGTCTGCATTACAGCCAAGCTTCATTAAGCCCAACATTAGATACCTATCATCCTTTATTATGTGCACATAGCTTGAGCCAAATAGAATCTGGAAGACAAATTTGCTGCAAAGAAATAATACCTGTCTCAAGGCTTAACGATGTTGATCTATGGATCCTCCGCTGGTACAAAGTTTTTGTGTTGCCATCAATTTTCTCTGTCAACACAGTCGAGAGAGAGTTGACTGGGCTTTCTTTCTTGTTGAAGTTGTCTTTCCACATATGAACGTTGCTCCCCTCCTCCCAAGGCCCTGCACTTGAACCTGGGTAAGCAGTGATTAGTACCCTTCAGCTCAGATGATTTTGTTCACGCAGCTACACTCTTAGCCCTGCTTGGGCTATGCTACCCTGGACCCAAGATTCTGGGGTACCAAGACTAGGATCATTTGAATGGTttgcttaaaaattaaaagccaagGGCTCGGTATAGTGGGGTAGACATGTGTTAAAGACTTCTTTTggaccaggcactgagctaggtcTGAAAATATGAAGATGAAGATGCATGGTTCCTGCCCACGAAGGGCTTATAGTCTACAGTGGGAGGCAGATCTGTAAGCTAAGGAGTTACAGGAATTTTAACAGGTGTTTCTGCAAGGTAAGGGGGAGCAAAAAGGAGGAAGTGGTCTCCAGAGGTCACTCAGTCAGTAAAGGCTTCATAAAGGGAGCAGACATTTGATTTGCCTTAATGAGTAAGGGTTCTCCAGATGGACAACGGAACAGGCATGCCAGGAAGAGGGAGCAACTTGAGTGTGATGCTGCTGTAGCTAGGTAGTGAGAAAACAGACCAGGCAAGTAGTCAGGGGCTCAGTGCCTGCTGAAGATCAGGTAGGTAGCAAGGACTAGGCTTTAGATAACTATTCTAAGTTTTTATCCTGTGCTGCTGTCAAACCAGGGTGTCTAATTCCTGGTTTTTTAAGgccaggtagagagaaaaagctCTAGATTCTGACAGCCTCTTCCATCCTTGGCTGTTAGTGAGGAAGTTTGCAACTGGTTGCCTTTTTATATTTGCTCCTTCACCTTGAAGATAATAAGTAGGCTTGTATTGTGCTTTTCTGCCTAGTGGGATTTGGTGTCTAGATCACAAAGCAGCCCCACAGTGCAAACCAGGGTGGAGACATGCCCGCTGGCTGTGTTGCTACTGCTGCAACCCCAGCAAGGGGTTTGTCTGCTTGGgagaaatgaattttttattgTTACTGCTTTGTCTTAAACATTTTGCCCACCCCCACACCCAGCTTTGTAAAGTTACTAATCTTTTCTCGAGAGTCTTCAGTGACTAGAAGCTATGTTGCAATACTGCATTGTACAGAGGCACCCCGGTTTCTTAATATGCAACGAAAGGCTGGCTGTGAGTTTGGGGGCTATGCCTTGCCTGTTTTCTTCTGAGgcttttgcatttatgttcttttttttttttttttttttttttttttttttgtggtacgtgggcctctcactattgtggcctctcccgttgcggagcacaggctccggacgctcaggctcagcggccatggctcacgggcccagccgctgcgtggcatgtgggatcttcccggaccggggcacgaacccgtgtcccctgcatcggcaggcggactctcaaccactgcgccaccagggaagccctgcatttatGTTCTTAAGTCACCTTTTAGTCTAATTGTTTGATTGAATTATACATTTCAGTTACATCTTggtgattggattttttttttttttttgcggtacgtgggcctgtcactgctgtggcctctcccgttgcggagcacaggctccggacgcgcaggctcagcggccatggctcacgggcccagccgctccgcggcacgtgggatcctcccgaaccggggcacaaacccgtgtcccctgcatcggcaggcggactctcaaccactgcatcaccagggaagcccctggtgattggatttttgttttgggaTGCGGCTCTGGTGACAGAGTGGGTGATAGGCGAAGGAGGGCAAGACGCTGCTGTGTTCTCTCTAAGTGTCAGAGCCTGATGCCTGAGtttggggggtgtggggtggagaggagggattTGACTCAGCAGCTTGGCTTTAGGCGACATGGGCGGTGCTGTTCATTGAAGTGGGGGAATGTTGGAGAGGATTAAGGGAAAGATGAAGTCGCCATCAGACCTGTTGAGTGTGAGGATTTATGGGACAACCACATTCGGTTGGGTTGGAAAATCAATTCTGGAGCTGGGGGAGAGGTCTGGGCTGATGGGATGGTTTAGGTGTCATGAGCCTCCGAGGTGGCACTTGAAGCCATGGGGGAGGATGACAGTgtctgggaagggaagggggcctGGAAGAGTGGTAAAGACGCTCCTGAAGTATAGCACCCAGCTTTCCAGGGGACCAACAGCAGGCCAGAAGGGGTGTGCTGGGGGCCCAGATCTCAGGAATTCTCCAGCCTAGCTTTGGGTGAACTCAGTGTGGAGCCTCAGGACATACAGACAGGTGGGTACTTGGTGCTCGGCCAGCAGATGCCTGAGCCCTGAGTATGGTTATCAGGTGACCCAGAGGGGGATGCAGGACGGCTGACCCTTACCCGACTGTCCTGCTTACAGTTATGGAGTTAACCCCTCACACAATCCTTTGCATGTGCTCACGGATTGCT
Above is a genomic segment from Phocoena sinus isolate mPhoSin1 chromosome 20, mPhoSin1.pri, whole genome shotgun sequence containing:
- the PNPO gene encoding pyridoxine-5'-phosphate oxidase isoform X3 yields the protein MTFGLRGVIVTFGRPAEWPRCLRHLCSRGAVMDLGPMRKSYRGDREAFEETQLTSLNPMKQFAAWFEEAVQCPDIGEANAMCLATCTRDGKPSARMVLLKGFGKDGFRFFTNFESRKGQELPLNRQVRVEGPVKKLPEEEAECYFHSRPKSSQIGAVVSHQSSVIPDREYLRKKNEELEQLYQEQEVPKPKYWGGYTLYPQVMEFWQGQTNRLHDRIAFRRGLPTGDSPLGPMTHRGEEDWLYERLAP
- the PNPO gene encoding pyridoxine-5'-phosphate oxidase isoform X2, encoding MTFGLRGVIVTFGRPAEWPRCLRHLCSRGAVMDLGPMRKSYRGDREAFEETQLTSLNPMKQFAAWFEEAVQCPDIGEANAMCLATCTRDGKPSARMVLLKGFGKDGFRFFTNFESRKGQELDSNPFASLVFYWEPLNRQVRVEGPVKKLPEEEAECYFHSRPKSSQIGAVYLRKKNEELEQLYQEQEVPKPKYWGGYTLYPQVMEFWQGQTNRLHDRIAFRRGLPTGDSPLGPMTHRGEEDWLYERLAP
- the PNPO gene encoding pyridoxine-5'-phosphate oxidase isoform X1; amino-acid sequence: MTFGLRGVIVTFGRPAEWPRCLRHLCSRGAVMDLGPMRKSYRGDREAFEETQLTSLNPMKQFAAWFEEAVQCPDIGEANAMCLATCTRDGKPSARMVLLKGFGKDGFRFFTNFESRKGQELDSNPFASLVFYWEPLNRQVRVEGPVKKLPEEEAECYFHSRPKSSQIGAVVSHQSSVIPDREYLRKKNEELEQLYQEQEVPKPKYWGGYTLYPQVMEFWQGQTNRLHDRIAFRRGLPTGDSPLGPMTHRGEEDWLYERLAP